A portion of the Zymoseptoria tritici IPO323 chromosome 8, whole genome shotgun sequence genome contains these proteins:
- a CDS encoding proteasome regulatory particle subunit, whose translation MGQQQSGMGGPGGPPGDGDKKKGDKKDKPKYEPPQLARIGRKKKKQAGPNAAAKLPTIYPTARCKLRYLRMQRVHDHLLLEEEFVENQERIRKAKAVNSQAPQTAGGDGDAMDRNADERSRVDDMRGSPMGVGNLEELIDDDHAIVSSATGPEYYVSIMSFVDKDLLEPGASILLHHKSVSVVGVLTDDADPLVNVMKLDKAPTESYADIGGLEQQIQEVREAVELPLLHPELYEEMGIKPPKGVILYGAPGTGKTLLAKAVANQTSATFLRIVGSELIQKYLGDGPRLVRQLFQVAAEHAPSIVFIDEIDAIGTKRYESTSGGEREIQRTMLELLNQLDGFDDRGDVKVIMATNKIETLDPALIRPGRIDRKILFENPDQNTKRKIFTLHTSKMNLAEGVDLEEFIGQKDDLSGADIRAICSEAGLMALRERRMRVNMADFRTARESVLKTKSEGEPEGLYL comes from the exons ATG GGGCAACAACAATCCGGCATGGGAGGCCCTGGCGGGCCACCAGGAGATGGAGATAAGAAGAAGGGTGACAAGAAGGACAAGCCAAAGTACGAGCCACCGCAACTTGCGCGCATCGgccgcaagaagaagaagcaagctGGGCCAAACGCCGCCGCCAAACTGCCCACCATCTACCCGACCGCGCGATGCAAGCTCCGATACCTACGCATGCAGCGAGTGCACGATCATCTACTGCTGGAGGAAGAGTTTGTGGAGAACCAGGAGCGGATACGAAAGGCGAAGGCTGTAAACTCGCAGGCGCCACAGACTGctggcggcgacggcgacgcgATGGATCGCAACGCCGATGAGAGGAGTCGTGTCGATGACATGCGTGGCTCACCTATGGGTGTCGGCAACCTCGAGGAGCTCATCGATGATGACCACGCCATCGTTTCATCCGCGACCGGGCCCGAATACTACGTCTCCATCATGTCTTTCGTCGACAAGGACCTCCTCGAACCGGGCGCCTCGATCCTTCTCCATCACAAGAGCGTGTCGGTGGTGGGTGTATTGACAGATGATGCCGATCCGCTGGTGAATGTGATGAAATTGGACAAGGCCCCGACGGAGAGTTATGCGGATATCGGTGGTCTCGAACAACAAATCCAGGAGGTGCGCGAGGCTGTCGAGCTGCCACTTCTCCATCCTGAGCTTTACGAAGAGATGGGAATCAAGCCACCAAAGGGTGTCATCCTCTATGGTGCACCAGGTACCGGCAAGaccctcctcgccaaagCCGTCGCAAACCAGACCTCCGCCaccttcctccgcatcgtcgGCTCCGAGCTGATCCAGAAATACCTCGGAGACGGCCCACGCTTAGTCCGACAGCTCTTCCAGGTCGCCGCTGAGCACGCTCCTTCCATTGTATTCATTGACGAAATCGACGCCATCGGCACGAAGCGATACGAGTCCACTTCCGGCGGTGAGCGCGAGATCCAACGTACTATGCTCGAACTCCTCAACCAGCTCGATGGTTTCGACGACCGCGGAGATGTCAAAGTCATCATGGCCACCAACAAGATCGAGACACTCGACCCAGCTCTCATCCGACCCGGACGTATCGACCGAAAGATCCTCTTCGAGAACCCCGATCAGAACACCAAGCGCAAGATCTTCACACTACACACCAGCAAGATGAACCTCGCAGAAGGCGTGGACTTGGAGGAGTTCATCGGACAAAAGGACGACTTGTCCGGTGCGGACATCCGTGCGATCTGCTCCGAGGCGGGCTTGATGGCGCTGAGAGAGCGGAGAATGAGAGTGAACATGGCGGACTTCAGGACGGCGAGGGAGAGCGTgctgaagacgaagagcgaGGGAGAGCCGGAGGGACTGTACTTGTAG